In the Streptomyces sp. NBC_00525 genome, one interval contains:
- a CDS encoding C40 family peptidase translates to MPALASHRKPRNRVRSTVPAVGLTSAALASVTLLSSQSALAAPAPSRPSIEEVQKRVDDLYRQAGTATQKYNRAKEATDKQRNRVDALLDDVAKRTAELNDARRTLGNYAAAQYRNGALAPTATFFLADDPQSFFDQTHLMDRMAERQQQAVTDFRTQQAKTSEQRAEAVKSLETLTESQTALRTSKEDVRKKLTAARTLLSKLTAEEKARLAELERKKEAEARRKAEELAKKQAAARKEAAREAAKSDGSGTGSGSGTETGSGTGTGSGTGTGSGSGTDSGSSTSTKAEKVLAFARAQIGKPYVWGATGPASYDCSGLTQAAWKAAGVDIPRTTWDQVNIGTRVATADLQPGDLVFFYDDISHVGIYKGDGMMIHAPKPGANVREESIYYMPIYGSVRPA, encoded by the coding sequence ATGCCGGCCTTGGCGTCGCATCGCAAACCGCGCAACCGTGTCCGCTCCACCGTTCCCGCCGTGGGGCTCACCTCGGCCGCGCTGGCCTCGGTCACCCTGTTGTCCTCGCAGAGCGCGCTGGCCGCCCCGGCGCCGTCCCGGCCGAGCATCGAGGAAGTGCAGAAGAGGGTCGACGACCTCTACCGGCAGGCGGGCACCGCGACCCAGAAGTACAACCGGGCCAAGGAAGCCACGGACAAGCAGCGCAACCGAGTCGACGCGCTGCTCGACGACGTGGCCAAGCGCACGGCCGAGCTGAACGACGCCCGCAGGACGCTCGGCAACTACGCGGCCGCCCAGTACCGCAACGGCGCCCTCGCGCCGACCGCGACCTTCTTCCTGGCCGACGACCCGCAGTCGTTCTTCGACCAGACGCACCTCATGGACCGGATGGCCGAGCGCCAGCAGCAGGCGGTCACGGACTTCCGTACGCAGCAGGCGAAGACGTCCGAGCAGCGGGCCGAGGCGGTGAAGAGCCTGGAGACGCTGACCGAGTCGCAGACGGCGCTGCGCACCAGCAAGGAGGACGTCCGGAAGAAGCTGACCGCGGCGCGGACGCTGCTGTCGAAGCTGACCGCCGAGGAGAAGGCACGCCTGGCGGAGCTGGAGCGCAAGAAGGAGGCGGAGGCCAGGCGGAAGGCGGAGGAGCTGGCGAAGAAGCAGGCCGCCGCCCGGAAGGAGGCCGCGCGCGAGGCCGCGAAGTCGGACGGGAGCGGTACGGGATCGGGGTCGGGTACGGAGACGGGTTCGGGCACGGGCACGGGTTCGGGCACGGGCACGGGTTCCGGGTCCGGCACGGACTCCGGCAGCAGCACCTCCACGAAGGCGGAGAAGGTCCTCGCGTTCGCCCGCGCCCAGATCGGCAAGCCGTACGTCTGGGGCGCGACCGGGCCCGCCTCGTACGACTGCTCGGGGCTGACGCAGGCGGCCTGGAAGGCGGCGGGCGTGGACATCCCGCGCACCACCTGGGACCAGGTGAACATCGGCACCCGGGTCGCCACGGCCGACCTCCAGCCCGGTGACCTGGTGTTCTTCTACGACGACATCAGCCACGTCGGGATCTACAAGGGCGACGGGATGATGATCCACGCGCCGAAGCCCGGTGCGAACGTGCGCGAGGAGTCGATCTACTACATGCCGATCTACGGCAGCGTGCGCCCGGCCTGA